The genomic interval TTTCAATCTGTGTGGCGTTGGACGGGTTTCATCACCCTCTTCTTCCTCTGCTCTCTGCAGGCCATCCCCAAAAATCTCGAAGAAGCGATTGAACTTGAAGGTGCTAACTTCTTCAAACGACTCATCCATTTACGCATCCCCGCCTGCTCCCACGTCATTCTTTTTGCCATCATTTATTTAATGGTTGATTCAATTGCGATGTTCGCAGGCTCCTATCGCTTACTCGGTGGATCGGGTGGCACTGATGACGCAGGCTTATTGCTGATTTCTTATGTCTATCAAACTGGTTTCACCTTTCAGCAATTCAATCGCGCTGCCGCCATCAGCATGTCGGTTGTACCCTTTTTGGCCTCATTAATTTGGGTGCTTTTTTGGCGCCAGAAAAAGGATGAAGTTCAATGAGTTGGAAGCGCCATAAACTCGCCAAAAGCAATTTGTCTGCCCTCATTTTGACTGGCATTGCTTTGGTCTTTATTTATCCCTTTATTTGGATGTTTTTCTCGAGCTTTAAAACCAATCCAGAAATCTATCAATCGACGCAATTACTGCCTCAGAGCCGAGAATTTATTGAGGCCCGACAGGAACAGATTCAAGATGATTCCAAAGTCAAAAATCGCGCCCAAGCTTTTCGCGAGAAACGCAAAATTAGATCAAAAATCAAAGAACTCGAAGCCCAAGAAGAGCTCACTCTTGAACAAGTCACTTCCCTGCAAGAACTCAAGAAGCAATTAGCTCAACTTGATCGCCCGAGCCCCACTACTGAAGCTCCCACAAAAGCTATTGAGGAGACCGAATCCATGTGGACCAGTCTCAGCAATCTCGATTTCCAATACTTTGATATCTTGCTCAATTCCAATCGCCGTCACCTCGATAAACTAGAAAGCGAAATCGCGCAGGAAAACGACCTCAAGCAAAAAGCTCAGTTACAGGCGGATTATGATCACTTGAAGAAGTATCAATATTTTGACTTTAAAAAAGTTTTCACTAACTCACTCATTATTGCCTTATTGCACTGCTTTGGTGCCGTGGCCCTCAGTGCCTCCGCAGGCTATGTTTTTGCAAAAATTGATTTCAAAGGCAAGAAATTTTTCTTTACTTTAGCCATCTTGGTGATTCTTATCCCGAAACAAGCCCTCATCCTGCCCCTCTTTGAGTGGATCAACTTTATTGGGCTGAGCAACTCCCATGCCGGCATCGTTTTACCTGGCGCACTCAATGCGATTGGACTGCTCTTTTTCACACAAATATGGAAACAAGTTCCCAATGATATGCTTGATATCTGTCGCTTAGAAGGCGCCAGTGAACTGCGCACCTTTATTCACGCCCTACCGCTAATCAGTTCCGCTCTGCTCAGTTTTGCTCTCTTAGATTTCATCATGTCCTGGAACGAACACCTGCTCCCCCTAATCGTACTGCAAAGTCCCGATAAACAGACCCTTCCTCTCGCTCTTAGTCAACTCATGGGGGCGAGCCTCGGCGAGCCTCTCGCAGTCATCATGGCCGGAGCGACTTTCACCATCTTGCCGACCCTCACCCTCTTTGCCCTACTCTACCGCCGCATCAAATCCTCACTCGCGGACCTGCATTTGCATTAGATAATTGGTCAGTTGGCAGGTGGCAGGTGGCAGGTGGCAGGTGGCAGGTGGCAGGTGGCAGTTGTCTTGTCCTGATATAGGTTGTCATCTAAAATAGGAAAAACCTATGAAAGATACAATAAGATATAGTGAATCATTTAAACAAAAAGTGGTAAACGAGATCTCCAAAGGTAAATTTATAAGCTGTGGAGAAGCGAGCCAAGCTTATGGGATATCAGGCTCTTGTACAGTAAGAGCCTGGGTCAAAAAGTATGGTAGAACAGACTTATTACCAAAGGTGATTAAAGTGGAAACAGAAAATGATATTGATGAGATTAAAGCTCTTAAAAAGCATATTGCTGAGTTAGAGAAAACAGTAACCGAACTAGCGATAAGTGATGTTATGAATAAAGCTTACTTTGATATAGCTTGTGATGAGTTCGGCGTATCTGATAAAGAAGCCTTCAAAAAAAAAGTCGGTGTGAAGCGGTCAAAAGAGTCAGATCAATGAATAGCCACTTTACTGTTAAACAACTTTGTAATCACCTCCATATGAGTCGGCAAAATTTCTATAAAAATAAATCTTTAAGCACCAAAAAAGAAGTAGATAGAAAACTTGTGATCGATCTTATTAAAGAACAACGTTGCATTCAATCTGAGCTCGGAATTCGAAAGCTGCAGAATATGTTAGTAGATAACTTCAAAGAGAATTCTATACAGATAGGACGAGATCGCTTATTCGATATAGCTCGCGAAGAACGCCTATTAATCAAAAGAAAGAGGAAGTACTGTCGAACTACTGACTCTAGGCATCGTTTTAAAGTCTACAAAAATCTAATAAAGGATAAGGTGTTAACCGCACCTAACCAGGTGTGGGTTTGTGATATAACCTACATCAGAGTTGCAAAAAGCTTTGTTTATCTAGCGTTAATCACAGATGCCTTCTCTAGAAAAATTATTGCTTATAATGTGGGAGAGAGTTTAGAAGCTGTAGGATGTATCAAAGCATTAAAGATGGCTTTAAAAAGTCTCCCAAAAGGGTCATACCCCATCCATCACTCTGACCGTGGGTCTCAGTACTGCTGTCACGATTACATTGAAATCTTGACGAATAGAAATCTTCCTGTCAGTATGACTGAAGAAAACCATTGCTATGAAAATTCAAAAGCTGAAAGAGTCAACGGAATACTGAAGTATGAATATCATTTACGCGAAACATTTAAGAACTTTAAAGATGCTAAAAAAGCAATTAAGCAGGCTATTTACTTATACAATAATTGTCGCCCTCATACAGCTTTGGAATATTCATTTCCAAGTGTTGTTCATGAAACACAATGTGCATAAATATTAGTCAATTAACATAAACAAAAGTGACAACTATTTTTCAGGACTTGACAGTTATGCTTTAAGTACCAAAGGTACGACATAACACAGCCTAGCTTGTGAGAGCTAGGAAATTTAATTGAAGCAAATATCTGAGTGCCGAAGGTACGGCATAGAGTCCGGCTCATTTTTAATGATAAAGTTTCACCACAGAGGACTCCGAGAACACAGAGTTAATCATATCTATTAATTCACACTTCATTTATTAAGCTATGAATAGAAACTCTTTTGAAATAGAAATAATTATTCTAAAGCAGGGCAAAGCCACTTAGTCGCCTGGTCAAGGATTGGCAAATCCTTGCTGGGAGAGCTCGAGAGGGTCAGCGTCCTTCTCTTATGGGTCGCATCATGCACTCTAATGGTTATTCATATTTATTAATTCACACTTCATTTATTAAGCTATGATTAGAAGCTCTTTTGAAATAGAAATAGTTATTCTATGAGAAAAAAATCCTTAATGGCTTTTTTGTATTCTTGACGCTCGGAGAGGTCGTTGTGACCCGCATTCTTAATAACTTCGACTTGGGGTTTTACTTTTGCGAAAGCCGCAATCAACTTTTGGGAATTTGCCATGGGGATGACTTCGTCATTATAAGCTAAGAGAATCAAGGTGGGAACAGGAAGTACAGGAACTCGATCAATTGACCTATACTTCTCTGTCAGTACCACTGACATGGGGTAAATTGGGAAACGTTTTTGCGCCACACTCTGTATGCTATCATAAGGCGTGATCAGAACCATTTTATCAACGGGTCGCTGACTTGCCAGGTAAACGGCGACTCCCGTACCCAAACTACGCCCCACGAGACTGATGTGATCATATCGAATTTTCAGTTCATCATAGAGCTTAAGAGCATCGGCAAAAATAGCTTTTTGTGATGGTTTTCCCGTACTCGAACCATAACCGCGATATTGCATGAGGTACAAACTGCGATCTTCGCAAAGCTCAGCTATTTGGGGAGCTGAATACACCACATTTTCGCCATTGCCCCCAAAGTAAATAACCGCTTGCGATTGCCCCTCCTCAATTTTTAAAACGGAGATCTTCTCTCCCTCACTTTCCAAAACTAAAACGGGGTACTGATGCTCAATATTTTTCACCGGATAATAAACCAAACTGGTCTGCACGGCATAAAGCACTAAGCCCAAAGCAAGATAGAGCCCCACATAGACTCCCAGCCTTATCTTTATCGCTTTTTTCATTTATCACCACATTTAAACTCAATATCCTGTAAATATAGGTCCTTAATTGACAATTTGGTCTTTTCCTATCAAATATCTTTGCTTATCTTATGTGACATTTGGATCATTTAGGGAGAGATAAAAAATGAAAAAGGAAAATAAAGAACTCATCATCTGTTTGCTGAGTGGAGTCATTTTAGGGGTCTTAGCTTTTTACTTCCAATTCACTCGCTTCATTTTCT from Lentisphaera araneosa HTCC2155 carries:
- a CDS encoding transposase; translated protein: MKDTIRYSESFKQKVVNEISKGKFISCGEASQAYGISGSCTVRAWVKKYGRTDLLPKVIKVETENDIDEIKALKKHIAELEKTVTELAISDVMNKAYFDIACDEFGVSDKEAFKKKVGVKRSKESDQ
- a CDS encoding alpha/beta hydrolase, coding for MKKAIKIRLGVYVGLYLALGLVLYAVQTSLVYYPVKNIEHQYPVLVLESEGEKISVLKIEEGQSQAVIYFGGNGENVVYSAPQIAELCEDRSLYLMQYRGYGSSTGKPSQKAIFADALKLYDELKIRYDHISLVGRSLGTGVAVYLASQRPVDKMVLITPYDSIQSVAQKRFPIYPMSVVLTEKYRSIDRVPVLPVPTLILLAYNDEVIPMANSQKLIAAFAKVKPQVEVIKNAGHNDLSERQEYKKAIKDFFLIE
- a CDS encoding ABC transporter permease subunit, whose amino-acid sequence is MSWKRHKLAKSNLSALILTGIALVFIYPFIWMFFSSFKTNPEIYQSTQLLPQSREFIEARQEQIQDDSKVKNRAQAFREKRKIRSKIKELEAQEELTLEQVTSLQELKKQLAQLDRPSPTTEAPTKAIEETESMWTSLSNLDFQYFDILLNSNRRHLDKLESEIAQENDLKQKAQLQADYDHLKKYQYFDFKKVFTNSLIIALLHCFGAVALSASAGYVFAKIDFKGKKFFFTLAILVILIPKQALILPLFEWINFIGLSNSHAGIVLPGALNAIGLLFFTQIWKQVPNDMLDICRLEGASELRTFIHALPLISSALLSFALLDFIMSWNEHLLPLIVLQSPDKQTLPLALSQLMGASLGEPLAVIMAGATFTILPTLTLFALLYRRIKSSLADLHLH
- a CDS encoding IS3 family transposase translates to MNSHFTVKQLCNHLHMSRQNFYKNKSLSTKKEVDRKLVIDLIKEQRCIQSELGIRKLQNMLVDNFKENSIQIGRDRLFDIAREERLLIKRKRKYCRTTDSRHRFKVYKNLIKDKVLTAPNQVWVCDITYIRVAKSFVYLALITDAFSRKIIAYNVGESLEAVGCIKALKMALKSLPKGSYPIHHSDRGSQYCCHDYIEILTNRNLPVSMTEENHCYENSKAERVNGILKYEYHLRETFKNFKDAKKAIKQAIYLYNNCRPHTALEYSFPSVVHETQCA